One region of Equus caballus isolate H_3958 breed thoroughbred chromosome 23, TB-T2T, whole genome shotgun sequence genomic DNA includes:
- the DNAJA1 gene encoding dnaJ homolog subfamily A member 1 isoform X1 yields the protein MRSGPRAIPAAARHFRPLGPTGGKKGLQKVRQAPGTRAGAHPHQALGRSPSRPERPRAVARVTAGRWERRAGRDFRRVTRPGSATKDRGCGASGELSRTLGERRRSSGCPSCAQQRALSRSPTPASARSPFKQISQAYEVLSDAKKRELYDKGGEQAIKEGGAGGGFGSPMDIFDMFFGGGGRMQRERRGKNVVHQLSVTLEDLYNGATRKLALQKNVICDKCEGRGGKKGAVECCPNCRGTGMQIRIHQIGPGMVQQIQSVCMECQGHGERISPKDRCKSCNGRKIVREKKILEVHIDKGMKDGQKITFHGEGDQEPGLEPGDIIIVLDQKDHAVFTRRGEDLFMCMDIQLVEALCGFQKPISTLDNRTIVITSHPGQIVKHGDIKCVLNEGMPIYRRPYEKGRLIIEFKVNFPENGFLSPDKLSLLEKLLPERKEVEETDEMDQVELVDFDPNQERRRHYNGEAYEDDEHHPRGGVQCQTS from the exons ATGCGCAGCGGCCCCCGGGCAATCCCCGCTGCCGCCCGACACTTCCGCCCTCTCGGGCCCACCGGCGGAAAGAAAGGGCTCCAGAAAGTTCGACAAGCGCCGGGAACCCGGGCAGGCGCCCACCCCCACCAGGCCCTTGGGCGCAGCCCCTCCCGGCCCGAGCGCCCACGCGCCGTTGCCCGGGTAACCGCGGGGCGGTGGGAGCGCCGGGCAGGGCGGGACTTCCGGCGGGTGACGCGCCCGGGCTCGGCTACAAAAGACCGCGGCTGCGGCGCGTCGGGGGAACTTTCCAGAACGCTCGGTGAGAGGCGGAGGAGCAGCGGCTGCCCGAGCTGCGCACAGCAACGCGCTCTCTCTCGCTCCCCCACCCCGGCCTCGGCCCGCTCACCG TTTAAACAGATATCTCAAGCTTACGAAGTGCTCTCTGATGCAAAGAAAAGGGAATTATATGACAAAGGAGGAGAACAGGCCATTAAAGAAGGTGGCGCAGGTGGCGGTTTTGGCTCCCCCATGGACATCTTTGATATgttttttggaggaggaggaaggatgcAGAGAGAAAGGCGAG GTAAAAATGTTGTACATCAGCTCTCAGTAACCTTAGAAGATTTATATAACGGTGCAACCAGGAAACTAGCTCTGCAAAAGAATGTGATTTGTGACAAATGTGAAG GCCGAGGTGGTAAGAAAGGAGCCGTCGAGTGCTGTCCCAATTGCCGCGGTACTGGAATGCAGATAAGAATCCACCAGATAGGACCTGGCATGGTTCAGCAGATCCAGTCTGTGTGTATGGAGTGCCAAGGCCACGGGGAACGCATCAGTCCTAAAGATAGATGTAAAAGCTGCAACGGAAGGAAGATAGTTCGAGAGAAGAAGATTCTAGAAGTTCATATCGACAAAG GCATGAAAGATGGCCAGAAGATAACATTCCATGGCGAAGGCGACCAAGAACCAGGACTGGAGCCAGGAGACATTATCATTGTTCTAGATCAGAAGGACCATGCTGTCTTTACTCG ACGAGGAGAAGACCTTTTCATGTGTATGGACATACAGCTGGTTGAAGCATTGTGTGGCTTCCAAAAGCCAATATCCACTCTTGACAACCGAACCATAGTCATCACCTCTCATCCAG GTCAGATTGTCAAGCATGGAGATATCAAGTGTGTGCTAAATGAAGGCATGCCAATTTATCGCAGACCGTATGAAAAGGGTCGCCTAATCATCGAATTTAAG gtAAACTTTCCTGAGAATGGCTTTCTCTCTCCTGATAAACTCTCCTTGCTGGAAAAACTCCTACCTGAGAGGAAGGAAGTAGAAGAGACTGATGAAATGGACCAGGTAGAACTGGTGGACTTTGATCCGAATCAGGAAAGACGGCGCCATTACAATGGAGAAGCGTATGAGGATGACGAGCATCATCCCAGGGGTGGTGTTCAGTGTCAGACCTCTTAA
- the DNAJA1 gene encoding dnaJ homolog subfamily A member 1 isoform X3 has product MQIRIHQIGPGMVQQIQSVCMECQGHGERISPKDRCKSCNGRKIVREKKILEVHIDKGMKDGQKITFHGEGDQEPGLEPGDIIIVLDQKDHAVFTRRGEDLFMCMDIQLVEALCGFQKPISTLDNRTIVITSHPGQIVKHGDIKCVLNEGMPIYRRPYEKGRLIIEFKVNFPENGFLSPDKLSLLEKLLPERKEVEETDEMDQVELVDFDPNQERRRHYNGEAYEDDEHHPRGGVQCQTS; this is encoded by the exons ATGCAGATAAGAATCCACCAGATAGGACCTGGCATGGTTCAGCAGATCCAGTCTGTGTGTATGGAGTGCCAAGGCCACGGGGAACGCATCAGTCCTAAAGATAGATGTAAAAGCTGCAACGGAAGGAAGATAGTTCGAGAGAAGAAGATTCTAGAAGTTCATATCGACAAAG GCATGAAAGATGGCCAGAAGATAACATTCCATGGCGAAGGCGACCAAGAACCAGGACTGGAGCCAGGAGACATTATCATTGTTCTAGATCAGAAGGACCATGCTGTCTTTACTCG ACGAGGAGAAGACCTTTTCATGTGTATGGACATACAGCTGGTTGAAGCATTGTGTGGCTTCCAAAAGCCAATATCCACTCTTGACAACCGAACCATAGTCATCACCTCTCATCCAG GTCAGATTGTCAAGCATGGAGATATCAAGTGTGTGCTAAATGAAGGCATGCCAATTTATCGCAGACCGTATGAAAAGGGTCGCCTAATCATCGAATTTAAG gtAAACTTTCCTGAGAATGGCTTTCTCTCTCCTGATAAACTCTCCTTGCTGGAAAAACTCCTACCTGAGAGGAAGGAAGTAGAAGAGACTGATGAAATGGACCAGGTAGAACTGGTGGACTTTGATCCGAATCAGGAAAGACGGCGCCATTACAATGGAGAAGCGTATGAGGATGACGAGCATCATCCCAGGGGTGGTGTTCAGTGTCAGACCTCTTAA
- the DNAJA1 gene encoding dnaJ homolog subfamily A member 1 isoform X2 — protein MVKETTYYDVLGVKPNATQEELKKAYRKLALKYHPDKNPNEGEKFKQISQAYEVLSDAKKRELYDKGGEQAIKEGGAGGGFGSPMDIFDMFFGGGGRMQRERRGKNVVHQLSVTLEDLYNGATRKLALQKNVICDKCEGRGGKKGAVECCPNCRGTGMQIRIHQIGPGMVQQIQSVCMECQGHGERISPKDRCKSCNGRKIVREKKILEVHIDKGMKDGQKITFHGEGDQEPGLEPGDIIIVLDQKDHAVFTRRGEDLFMCMDIQLVEALCGFQKPISTLDNRTIVITSHPGQIVKHGDIKCVLNEGMPIYRRPYEKGRLIIEFKVNFPENGFLSPDKLSLLEKLLPERKEVEETDEMDQVELVDFDPNQERRRHYNGEAYEDDEHHPRGGVQCQTS, from the exons ATGGTGAAGGAAACTACGTACTACGATGTTTTGGGGGTCAAACCCAATGCCACCCAGGAGGAATTGAAAAAGGCTTACAGGAAACTGGCCTTGAAGTACCACCCTGATAAGAATCCAAACGAAGGCGAGAAG TTTAAACAGATATCTCAAGCTTACGAAGTGCTCTCTGATGCAAAGAAAAGGGAATTATATGACAAAGGAGGAGAACAGGCCATTAAAGAAGGTGGCGCAGGTGGCGGTTTTGGCTCCCCCATGGACATCTTTGATATgttttttggaggaggaggaaggatgcAGAGAGAAAGGCGAG GTAAAAATGTTGTACATCAGCTCTCAGTAACCTTAGAAGATTTATATAACGGTGCAACCAGGAAACTAGCTCTGCAAAAGAATGTGATTTGTGACAAATGTGAAG GCCGAGGTGGTAAGAAAGGAGCCGTCGAGTGCTGTCCCAATTGCCGCGGTACTGGAATGCAGATAAGAATCCACCAGATAGGACCTGGCATGGTTCAGCAGATCCAGTCTGTGTGTATGGAGTGCCAAGGCCACGGGGAACGCATCAGTCCTAAAGATAGATGTAAAAGCTGCAACGGAAGGAAGATAGTTCGAGAGAAGAAGATTCTAGAAGTTCATATCGACAAAG GCATGAAAGATGGCCAGAAGATAACATTCCATGGCGAAGGCGACCAAGAACCAGGACTGGAGCCAGGAGACATTATCATTGTTCTAGATCAGAAGGACCATGCTGTCTTTACTCG ACGAGGAGAAGACCTTTTCATGTGTATGGACATACAGCTGGTTGAAGCATTGTGTGGCTTCCAAAAGCCAATATCCACTCTTGACAACCGAACCATAGTCATCACCTCTCATCCAG GTCAGATTGTCAAGCATGGAGATATCAAGTGTGTGCTAAATGAAGGCATGCCAATTTATCGCAGACCGTATGAAAAGGGTCGCCTAATCATCGAATTTAAG gtAAACTTTCCTGAGAATGGCTTTCTCTCTCCTGATAAACTCTCCTTGCTGGAAAAACTCCTACCTGAGAGGAAGGAAGTAGAAGAGACTGATGAAATGGACCAGGTAGAACTGGTGGACTTTGATCCGAATCAGGAAAGACGGCGCCATTACAATGGAGAAGCGTATGAGGATGACGAGCATCATCCCAGGGGTGGTGTTCAGTGTCAGACCTCTTAA